A single window of Lytechinus variegatus isolate NC3 chromosome 8, Lvar_3.0, whole genome shotgun sequence DNA harbors:
- the LOC121419680 gene encoding zinc finger protein 26-like gives SSANTYRQKPFECENCGKKFTRRSTLNNHLLTHTGEKPYECSHCEKKFSQMSALNGHLLTHTGEKPFECENCKKKFTRRSTLNNHLLTHTREKPYEYSHCEKKFSQMSALNGHLLTHTGEKPFECENCKKKFTLRSTLKKHLLTHTGEKPYECSHCEKKFSQMSALNGHLLTHTGKKPFECENCGKKFTRRSTLNNHLLTHTGEKPYECSHCEKKFSQMSTLNDHLLTHTGEKPFKCENCKKKFVHRSALKKHLLTHTGEKPYDCLYCGKKFPHKCTLNKHLLTHTCEKRFECENCNKKFAHRSTLKKHLLTHTGGKKYDCSYCEKKFPHKSTLNKHMLTHTGKKRFECENCGKKFTRRSTLNNHLLNHTGEKPYECSHCEKKFSQMRALNGHLLTHTGEKPFECETCEKRFTQKGNLHRHFLSHTG, from the coding sequence TCATCTGCTAACACATACAGGCAAAAACCTTTTGAATGTGAAAACTGTGGAAAGAAATTCACACGAAGGAGTACTCTCAACAACCATCTCCtaacacacacaggagaaaaaccttATGAATGTTCTCATTGTGAaaagaaattttcacaaatgagTGCTCTCAATGGTCATCTGTTAACCCACACAGGTGAAAAACCTTTTGAATGCGAAAACTGCAAAAAGAAATTCACACGAAGGAGTACTCTCAACAACCATCTCCTAACACACACAAGAGAAAAACCTTATGAATATTCTCATTGTGAaaagaaattttcacaaatgagTGCTCTCAATGGTCATTTGTTAACCCACACAGGCGAAAAACCTTTTGAATGCGAAAACTGCAAAAAGAAATTCACACTCAGGAGTACTCTCAAGAAGCATCTCCtaacacacacaggagaaaaaccttATGAATGTTCTCATTGTGAaaagaaattttcacaaatgagTGCTCTCAATGGTCATCTGTTAACCCACACAGGCAAAAAACCTTTTGAATGTGAAAACTGTGGAAAGAAATTCACACGAAGGAGTACTCTCAACAACCATCTCCtaacacacacaggagaaaaaccttATGAATGTTCTCATTGTGAaaagaaattttcacaaatgagTACTCTCAATGATCATCTGTTAACCCACACAGGCGAAAAACCTTTTAAATGTGAAAACTGTAAAAAGAAATTTGTACATAGGAGTGCTCTCAAGAAGCATCTCCtaacacacacaggagaaaaaccttATGATTGTTTATATTGTGGAAAGAAATTTCCACATAAGTGCACCCTCAATAAGCATCTGTTAACCCACACATGCGAAAAACGTTTTGAATGTGAAAACTGTAATAAGAAATTTGCACATAGGAGTACTCTCAAGAAGCATCTCCTAACACACAcaggaggaaaaaaatatgattgttCATATTGTGAAAAGAAATTTCCACATAAGAGCACCCTCAATAAGCATATGCTAACACATACAGGCAAAAAACGTTTTGAATGTGAAAACTGTGGAAAGAAATTCACACGAAGGAGTACTCTCAACAACCATCTCCTAAAtcacacaggagaaaaaccttATGAATGTTCTCATTGTGAaaagaaattttcacaaatgagAGCTCTCAATGGTCATTTACTAACACATACAGGTGAAAAGCCTTTTGAATGTGAAACTTGTGAAAAGAGATTCACACAGAAGGGTAACTTACACAGACATTTCCTATCACATACAGGTTAA